A window of Candidatus Palauibacter australiensis genomic DNA:
GCTGGAGGGCGGCCCACGAATCGCCGTGGTGGGATCCCGGCGGGCGTCGTCCGAGGGCCTGGAATTGGCGCGGCGCATTACCGAGATGCTGGTGTCGCACGGTGTCACGGTGGTGAGCGGGCTGGCGTTGGGGATCGACACCGTGGCCCACGAGACGTCGATGTCCAACGGCGGCAGGACGGTGGGCGTCCTGGGCACATCGCTGGATCAGTACGCGGTGCCGCGAAACCGGAGCCTCCAAGACGCGATCGGGGAGCGGCATCTGCTGGTGTCGCAGTTTCCGCCCGGTCAGCCCACGCACCGGTCGAACTTCCCTCTGCGCAACAAGACCATGGCTCTTCTGTCCGACGCCACGCTGATCGTCGAGGCGGCCACCAACAGCGGGACGAGACACCAGGGATGGGAGGCGATCAGGCTCGGGCGGCCCGTACTCTTTCCCAAACGATCGCTCGCAAGACAGTCGCCCGGCTGGGCCGACGAGATGATCCGATACGG
This region includes:
- a CDS encoding DNA-processing protein DprA; this translates as MRQPRTVVPDDVLGPLNEFELKAAPRKLFLQGDASLLEGGPRIAVVGSRRASSEGLELARRITEMLVSHGVTVVSGLALGIDTVAHETSMSNGGRTVGVLGTSLDQYAVPRNRSLQDAIGERHLLVSQFPPGQPTHRSNFPLRNKTMALLSDATLIVEAATNSGTRHQGWEAIRLGRPVLFPKRSLARQSPGWADEMIRYGAFSFDARTLPLVLDDLPSRCVGSAARADDLPF